TACGCGGTGCCGGTAATAAAAGTACAGGATGCAAAAGGGAAACTGAAGGCAGTAGCTTTCGGTTATGCCTGCCACGCTACTGTATTAAGTGAATATAAATTCTCCGGCGATTACCCCGGCTTTGCCATGTTAGAACTGGAAAAAACATATCCCGGCACCATTGCTTTGTTTTTCCAGGGTGCCGGTGCAGACCAGAACCCGCTACCCCGTGGTACCGAGCCGCTGGCAAAACAGTATGGAAAAGAGCTGGCAGCAGCAGTAGAGCGGGTTTTGGAAGAAGACATGCGCAAGCTGAAACCAAAGATCTCCACGGCCTATGCAGAAGTGCGCCTGCCTTTTAGCACACTTCCGGATGAAGCAAAACTGACGCAACTGGCCACCAGTGGCCCAGACGGCTATCCCAGGCGCTGGGCGGCACGCATGCTGGCAAAAGTAAAAAGCGGAGAACAGCGTGAGCCGGATTACCCCTACCCCATTGAGGTATGGCTTCTTGACGATCAACCCTTAATCGGACTGGGCGGAGAACTGGTAGTGGAATACAGCATTAAACTGAAAGAAATTTTCGGGCTGAACACTTTTGTGATGGGCTATTGTAACGACGTGATGTCTTACATCCCTTCTACAAGAATATTGAGAGAAGGCGGATACGAGGGCATGACCGCCTGTATGGTATATGGCTTGCCCTCCCCATGGTCCACCGAAACGGAATCCATCATTTTGCAGAAAGTCATCAGGCTGGCAAAACAGGTACAGATTCCTCTTCGTCCTATAACACTATAAAAACAAAACATCCACATGAGTAAAATGCCGTTATCACGCAGGGAATTTATTGCAGGAGCAGGCATACTGCTGGCCGGCACGGCTTTAAAACTGCAAGGCGCAGCGATGCCGGCACCTGATGCAGAACAGATCATAGACATTCATCAGCATATCGGTTACATGGGACGTGCTGATGCCGATCTCATGTTCCATCAACAGGCGCTGGGTGTAACAAAAACCATCATGTTGCCTGCGGGCACGCCGGTGAACAGGCCATCTACACATGATGGAAAGGCCAATGGCCTGCAAGCCAAAGCCGGTGGAAATGAAGCCTGCTACCAGCTTGCAAAGCAATACCCCGGAAAATTATGGTTCGGCGCCAATGAAGTCCCCGACCTACCAAATGCCACAGCGGAAATTGAAAAGTACCTCAAACTGGGCGCAGTAGTGATCGGCGAACTGAAATTCGGGGTGGACTGCGATTCAAAGGAAATGCAAAAGATATATGAACTGGCACAAGCCTACAATGTACCTGTACTCATGCATTGGCAAATTCATATGTACAACTACGGGTTGGACCGCTTTCATAATATGCTGGCAAAATATCCGAAAGTAAACTTCGTTGGTCATGCACAAACCTGGTGGGCCAATATAGACAAAAACTATACAGAGCAGCAAGGGTTATATCCCAAAACCAAAATAACACCCGGCGGCATTACTGACCGCCTCCTGAGCGATTACCCTAACGTGTACGCAGATCTGTCTGCCGGCTCAGGACTGAATGCCTTCACCCGTGATGAAGAACATGCAAAGATGTTCCTGAAAAAACACCAGGACAAACTCATGTATGGCAGTGATTGCATTGATGTTACGGGTCAGGTAAAAGATTGCTCGGGAGCCGGTACCCTGGCGGAAGTGAGAAAACTGGCGCCAGATAAAAAAGCCGTAAAAAAGATCCTGTATAAAAATGCGCAGCGATTATTCCGCTTATAGAAAAATTATCCAAACACAAACTTGTGCAAATGATTTCAGTAGATACTATTAAAGATAAAACACTGACAGCAACATCCCACTACTCCGGTTTTGAACTGGCCCACGATACTTACAATGCTATCACCGCAGCAAGTGATGGAAGGATTTATTATGTGTTGTCATCAGAATCATACGATAAAGGCGGGCAGATCTGTGCATATGATCCCAATAAAAACCAGTCAGTATTGCTGGCAGACCTCACGGAAATATGCGGGGAGAAAGGTAAAGCCACCATTCCCCAGGGCAAGAGCCATGTGCGGTTTCATGAAAGCGACGGTAAACTATATTTTGCTTCCCATATAGGTGTATATGAAATGATTGATGGCATGGAACGCCTGCATGTGCATGCACTGGAAGGCTACAAACTATACCCCGGCGGTCATTTCCTTTCATACGACCTGCACAGCGGCAAGTTTGAAGACCTCGCCATTGCACCAAATGGTGAAGGCATCATTACCATGACCATGGATAAGGAAAGAAAGCAACTATATGCACTTACCTGGCCAACGGGCTATTTCATCCATTACAACATAGATACAGGAGAATTAAAAAACCTCGGCGCAACCTGTGCGCGAAGCGAAGCAGGCACCCCAGGCGACGATTACCGCGCTATCTGCCGCTCTATGTTTATAGACCAGGATAAGGGAGATGTTTATTTTTCTACTGCTGAAGGGGCTATTTATTCATATCACCCCGATGCTGCAGCCCTGGAAAAGATGGAAGGGGTAAATCTGAAGATCGATTATTTCGGAACATATGATCCTACCCGTCCCGGTAGTATGGGCTATAACTGGCGTAAAATATTCTGGTATGCACCGGAGAAAGTAGCTTATGGTGTGCATGGAAATTCCGGCTACTTATTCCGTTTCGATCCTGCCGGAAAGAAGGTGGAAATTGTAGACCGCATTGCTTCCGCACTGTCGCAGCAAAGCGGTATGTACGACCAGTTCAGCTATGGATATCTCGGTTTTATACTTGGCCCCGATGGTGAAACCATTTACTACCTCACAGGCGGCCCCGTTTACGAAGGAGGCAAAAGAGTTACAGGCGCCAGCCAGATTTCAAAAGGTGGTGCCAAAGGAATTGAGAACCTGCACGTGGTAACCTATCACCTGCCCACCCGCACTTATACAGATCATGGCGCTGTATTCTACGCCGATGGCGGAAGACCCACGTATGTAAATTCCATTGCGATAGACACGGCGGGAAATATTTATACACTTGCCCGGTTTAACCACGCAGGGAATGAAATACAGGATCTCGTAAAAATACCCAACCCTTTCTGTTAGGGATTTCCTGAATATTTAACACAAGAAAAAAGCATGAAGAACAGACATCTCATACAAACACTCTTTACAACCGCAACAGTGGCGCTTTTTTGCGGATGCAGCGGCGCCAGGTATAAAGGCCCGCTTACGCCGGAAGCAGCTATCAAAACATTTGATGTGGCAGATGGCTTCCGGGTAGAAGTGTTTGCAGCAGAACCATATGTGAAAGACCCCGTGGAAATGGTGTTTGACGAGCAAGGCAACTGTTTCGTTATTGAAATGGGCGACTATCCCTACAAGCCTGAAAAAGGGAAGGGACACGGAAGGATCCGACAGTTAAAAGATCTCAACAACGATGGCCGCATTGATACGTCCATTGTTTTTGCAGAAGGCCTGCCCAGCGGTACCAGCATACTCCCCTGGCAGCAGGGTCTCCTGGTAACAGCCGCTCCTGATATCCTTTTCATGAAAGATACCGATGGCGATGGCCGGGCAGACAGTACAGAAATATTATTCACCGGCTTTTTTGATGATAATTCAGAAGCGCAGATCACCAGTCTCCGCTACGGAGTGGATAACTGGATATATGCTAACAACAACGGGCAGAAAGGAACGGTAAAGTTTAACAGGAAACGGGAGGCGCCTGCCATATCCGTTGGCGGGGGCGATTTCCGTTTCAGGCTGGACAAGGGATTGTTTGAAGTAGAATCGGGCAGTGGACAGTTTGGTCTTGCCATGGATGATTATGGTCATCGTTTCTTTACACAAAACACCCTGCACATTCAAACGGCTCCCATTCCCTGGCGTTACCTGCACCGGCACAACTTTCTGCCTGCTTACAAGGGCGCTGAGAATATTTACAAAGACACGCCGGTAGTTTACCAGCTCACGGCTTCTCCCTACTGGCGTGCAGAACGCTCTGCCCGCCGGCAGAAAGCATACGATGAACAAGGTCTTGGCAGAAAAGAATATGCTGCCGGTCATTTTACCGGTGCTTCCGGCGGAACGGATTACCATGGCGCAGGCTTTCCACAGGAATATGATGGGTCTATATTTACCGCAGAAGTATCGTGTAATCTCGTACACCGCGACCGCATTGACATGCTTGGAAACGGGCCCTTTTTCGCTGCCAGAAGTGCTGATTCAGCATCAAAAAGAGAGTTTATAGCTTCAGATGATACCTGGTTCCGCCCTGTAAACCTCACCAACGCACCGGATGGATGGCTCTACCTTGTGGACATGTACCGGCAACATATTGAAACACCCGTGTCCATTCCCGACGATCTCAAAGAAGACATGGATTTTATGCTGGGCAACCAGTACGGGCGTATTTACCGGATCATTCCCACCAATGCAAAAACACCGGGTGCATTGCATCCTGATCTCCACAACAAAAAAACGAACGAGCTGGTGGCGCTGCTGGCAAACAGCAGCCGCTGGTGGCGTTCCAATGCACAACGCCTGTTAGTTGAACGAAAAGACCCTGCCGCCATTCCATTGCTGAAAGAGTTATTCAATACCGCCACTGATCCCCGCGCACGGCTGCATGCCCTGTACACGCTGGAAGGATTGGATGCACTGAACAGTGAAATAGTGAGCCAGGCGATGAAAGACAGCGCCGCCGGCATCAGGGAACACGGGGCTATTTTATCAGAACGTTATCCTGCCTGTTTGCCTTTGCTCCTACAACTTTCTGCTGACAGCGTGCCACTCGTGGCTTTCCAGGCCACGCTCTGCCTGGGCCAGTTCCCTACCGCCAAAGTATTGCCTGCTATGGCCGCTGTGCTGGAAAAATATGCGGCAGACAAATGGTTTCAATCTGCCATACTCAGTGCTGATGCAGGTATTTCCATGGACTTTTTGCAATACCTCCTCACCAGGGGTGGTTTAAAGAAAGGAACAGCATCAGACAAAAGTGGTTATCTCACCACGTTTGCACATGCCATCGCAGCGAGAAATACAACCGGGGAAGTAAGCGGCTTGCTGGCGCTGGCAGCCCAGCTGGATGAATCGTACCAGGTGGCTATCCTCCATGGCACCACCACGGGGTTAAAAGCCACAAAAAATAAAAGTGCAGCCGACGCCACATTCGCACGTTCGCTGGCCGCCTTACAGCAAAGCACTGCGCCGGCAGTAAAGGAGGCTGCCGCCAACCTGTCTGCATCGCTGGAAAAAAAGTAAGCATAAAATAAGCATAATGAAAAACCAAGAGTATACGCGCCGTTTGTTTCTGAAAAACGCCTGTTCCTCCGGCATCCTCCTGTTTGCAGGCGGGTTGCTGGCGACAGGTTGCGGCAACGGCGGCAAGAAAGTGAAAACGGAAGAAGAAGAGGTGGCCTCCTGCGATGATTATACAAGATTATCAGCAGCAGACCTGGCAGCAAGGAAAAAGCTGGGGTACACAGAAAGCGGGCCCGATCCTGAAAAACATTGTAAGCTGTGCAATCTTTACAAACCTCCGGTAGCAGGAAGAAAATGCGGCGGGTGCCTGCTTTTCAAGGGCCCTGTAGCGGAAGAAGGCTCCTGTACCTATTGGGCGCCCCAAACCTGATAAATAATACCCTTCTGTGATTTTTAACAAAGCTGTCATACAAAAAAGGCTGTCTCAAAAGCAGGAGGCAGCCTTTTTTAGCCCAGATTACACCAAAATATCCATTACCTTTGCGCAAATAAAAAACAAACGCTTAAAAAGAAATTATAGCTGCATGTGATTTATGGTCAGCGATTTAGACTATCAAAAAACACTAAAAAGCGAATCAGGGGTCCGATTGTAATATACGTGGCATTGTGTCAATATGGCAATGTGATAGTACCGCTTCTCCTTTCTTCATTATCACCTGCAAGCCTGTTCAGACACATTTTCACTAATTTACCAGCTTATTTCTCCTGCCATTCCTTCGTCAAATGGTGACTTCATGGCAGGAAAACAAACAAGGAATCATTATTGCTTCTTAAAGAACATTTTATACAAATCAAATTATGGCAACCGTTACCAGAGAAAACATTGGTTTATTGAACGATAAGATCACTGTGAAAGTGAGCCAGGAAGATTATCTTCCTAATTTTGACAAAGCAGTAAAGCAATTCAGCAAGAATGCGAACATACCCGGCTTCCGTAAAGGAATGGTACCTGCAGGTATGGTAAAGAAGATGCACGGTCCTGCTATTTTTGGCGATGAAGTGCTGAAAACTGTAGAAAAAGAACTGATGGGTTATGTACAGGCAGAAAAACTGGAACTCTTCGGTCAACCGATTTCCCTGGAAAAAACTGCTAAAGACCTCGATTTCAGCAAACCTGCTGACTATGCATTCGAATTTGAAATAGGCCTGAAACCTACTTTCAACGTTACCCCGCTGGAAAATAATAAAACCACCCTCACCAAATATAAAGTAATCGTTACCGAAGAAATGGTGGACGATGAAATTCAGCGTTTACAGCTGAAAGGTGGCAAAACCACAGAACCTGAAACCGTTACTTCAGAAGACAACGTTATCAACGTTACTTTCGAAGAAACAGATAAAAAGGGTAATGTAATAGAAGGTGGTATCAACAAAGAAAACGCCCTGCTCGTTAAATACTTCACACCTGCTATCCAGGCTGAACTGCAAGGCAAAAAAATTGGTGACAGCATCGTATTGCAACTCGCTACTTCTTTTGATGAACAGCGCCTGAGCTGGATCCTGAAAGATCTCGGCTTTGAAGCGGATGATAAAGCAGCGGCAAAAAAATATTTCAAACTGGCCATCACTAAAGTGACCCTGATTGATAAAAGAGAATTGAATGAAGAATTCTTCAAAGAAGTTTATCCTGCCGAAAGCATCACTACAGAAGAAGCTTTCCGTGGTAAACTGAAAGAAGAAATCGCCAAATACTGGGACTCCGAAAGCCGCAACCACCTGCACAACGACCTGTTTGAAGTGCTGGTACATGAAACGCCGATTGAGTTACCAAAGGATTTCCTGAAACGTTGGCTACAGGTAGGTGGTGAAAAACCAAAAACTGCCGAAGAAGCCGAAAAAGAATTCCCGAGTTTCGACCATCAACTACGCTGGACGCTGATCAGCGATAAACTGGTTCGTGATAATAAATTGGAAGTTTCTTTCGAAGATCTGAGAGAAAGTGCCAAACAAAAAGTATTGGGTTATTATGGTGGCGCCGCTGCTGATGGAGCAGAATGGCTGGATAGCTACCTGGATCGCCTGTTACAGGATGAAAAATTTGTAGACCAGACTTATCGTGAAATGATCACTGCCAAGCTGTTTGAATGGGCTGAAGGCAAGGTGAACGTGAAAGAAGAGGAAATCAAAGCAGAAGATTTTGTTAATTTACCTCATAAACATCACCATCATGAACATTAATAACGATGAATTCAGAAAATATGCCATCAAGCATCGTGGAATCAGCAGCCTGGTAGTAGATAGCTATGCTAAAAGCCATCAGATCAACAGCCTGACTCCTTATATCCTTGAAGAGCGCCAGATGAATATGACACAGATGGACGTTTTCTCCAGGTTGATGGCTGATCGTATTATTTTCCTGGGAGATCCCGTAAACGACTACGTGGCAAACGTAATTACCGCGCAACTGTTGTTCCTCGAGTCTTCCGACCGTACCCGTGATATACAGATGTACATCAATAGCCCCGGAGGCAGCGTTTACGCAGGCCTGGGTATTTATGATACAATGCAGATCATTTCTCCTGAAGTAGCTACTATCTGTACCGGTATGGCCGCCTCCTTCGGCGCTGTACTGCTCGTAGCAGGTACCAAAGGAAAACGTACTGCCCTGAAACACGCACGCGTAATGATTCACCAGCCTCACGGCGGTGCAGAAGGTCAGACTTCTGATATTGAAATCACAGCACGTGAATTCGTAAAACTGAAAAAAGAACTGAACGAGATCATCGCTACCCATTGTGGACAAACCATCAAGAAAGTAGAGAAAGACTCTGACCGTGACTACTGGATGACCGCTGAGGAAGCTAAAGAATACGGCATCATCGATGACGTATTACAGAAAAATCCTAAGAAACAGCTGGATACGCCTCAGTAAACCATGATTTAACAGATTTTTAGGATTTATTCCTTCAAATCCCGGTCATATTTTAACAGTCCCGGCCTTGTCGGGACTGTTTTATTTAAATCCCCCGGGATTTTTAGCGTAAATTTGTAGCCCTGTAATGTTGTTTTTTACAGGCAAAGAAAAAGATAGGTTCGTCGAAAAATAATTTATTCCGAAATGAAAGAATCAAAAATTCGCTGTTCCTTTTGTAACCGCTCCAAAGATGAAGTACAGATATTGATAGCGGGCGCCGAAGGACATATCTGTGAAAACTGTGTGGCTAATGCGCAGGAAATCATTGACCAGGAGTTATTCGCTCCCGGCAAAAAGAATGCTGCTCCTGCACCGGCTCCTAATGTGATGCCCAAAGTGGCCAAGCCAATGGACATGAAAAAGTTCCTGGACGAATATGTTATCGGTCAGGACGATGCAAAGAAAATATTGGCAGTAGCGGTATATAATCACTACAAAAGACTCAATCAGCAGGTTGGCGATGATGAAGTGGAAATCGAAAAATCCAATATCATCATGGTCGGCGAAACCGGTACCGGTAAAACCCTGCTGGCAAAAACCATTGCCAAACAATTAAACGTTCCTTTCACTATCGTGGATGCTACCGTATTTACAGAAGCCGGCTACGTGGGTGAAGATGTGGAAAGTATCCTCAGCCGCCTCCTGCAGGTATGCAACTATGATGTGGAAGCCGCTGAAAAAGGGATCGTTTATATCGATGAAATTGATAAAATAGCCCGTAAAAATGATAACCCTTCCATCACCCGTGATGTGAGTGGTGAAGGTGTGCAACAGGGATTGCTGAAATTGCTGGAAGGCGCTGAAGTACTGGTACCACCGCAAGGTGGCCGTAAACACCCTGAACAGAAATTAATCAAGCTGAATACACATAATATCCTGTTTATCTGTGGCGGCGCCTTTGATGGCGTTGACAGGATCATCGGCAGAAGGGTACAAACCCATTCTATCGGCTTTACGGTAAACAAGGAAAAAGAAGAAGAAAGCAGGAAACAGATCCTCCGGTATGTGAATTCCCAGGACCTGAAATCATTTGGCCTCATCCCGGAATTACTGGGCCGTTTGCCGGTGGTTACTTACCTCAACTCTCTCGACAGGGATACGCTGAAAGCGATCCTGACAGAACCTAAAAATGCCCTGGTTAAACAATATAAAAAATTGTTTGCCATAGAAAATATTGATCTTCAGATTGAACAGGATGCCATCGAATATATTGTAGACAAAGCCATGGAATACAAGCTGGGGGCACGCGGTCTGCGTTCCATCTGTGAAGTGGTCCTGAGCGATGCAATGTATGAATTGCCTTCTGCCAATGAAACTACTTTCGTACTTTCTAAAGAGTATGCTCAGGCCAAACTGGAACAGAGTACGCTTATTAAATTGAAAGTAGCGTAGACCAGGACCCGGATCAATCAGGTTTAATCTTTTTATCCGTTTAATCCTGGTCTGATTTGTAACTATAATAAAACCACTATTATGCAGGAACTCATTCAACAATTACAGGCAAAAGCCGGTCTTACTACTGAACAGGCTGCTCAGTCAATAGAGGTGATCAAGGAATATGTGAAAGGTAAGCTGCCCCCATTTATTGCTGGTACTGTAGACAATTGGTTTGCAGGCATGTCCGATAAAACAGAAACGAAAAAAGAAGGCTTGCTGGATCAGGCCGGAGATTTTCTGGAAAATGTAAAAGATAAAGCTGAAGACTGGGCAGAAGATGCGAAGGATAAAGTATCGGATTTCTTCAATAAAGATAAAAAAGGTGCATAACCTTTTCGTGATGTACTGGTAAAGTAATTAAAACAAAACACCCTTCCGTATGATGCGGAAGGGTGTTTTTGTTTTTATAAATTCTTCAGATAGAGATATAACGCTTTCAATTCTACATCTGTGTATTGGGCTGTCATACCCCAGGGCATATCTTCGTTTTTCAGTTGCTTGCCTTCCGGTGTTTTGCCGGTACGCAACGCGGTAATGAAACCATCCTCCGACCATTTGCCTACATGTCCTGTTGACGTAATGTTTGCCACAGGAACGCCGCCTGGTATCGGGTTATCGCCTCCTTTCAGGGAAGGCTTATGACAACCTATACAGGATACGGATAAATATTCACCGTATTCGGCTGTGGCACTTTTTACAACATCGGCTGGTTGTTTATAAGTATGGTCTATCTCCTCTGCGGGAAATAACGGCACCTTTCCTAATACCGACAGCACTTTTCCCATAGGCCCTACTTTGAAAGGGATGGTAGGCCTGTCTACTTTAGGTTGTGCCTTACAATAAGCAATGATAGCACCGATATCCTGGTCAGATAACTTAACAAAATCCGGTGATGGCATCAGCATTAATGTTTTACCTGCCGGGCTCACTCCATGCCGCATAGCGGTTAACCAGGCTTTATTATCAAAGCTCGCCGGTAAGCCACCTTTACCATAGGTAAGATTGCTACCTGCAAAACGCCCGATCGGTGGGTCATCCACAAATACCTTTCCGCCCAGATCCGTACCATGACAATGCGCACACCCTTTAATGGTGAAGAGATGCGCACCCGCAGCAATAGTAGCCGAATCCGTAGGGATTTCTATCTCCCTTACATCAATCGCGTATTGCTTATTTGCATGTTGATTAAACAGGAAAGAGAAGACACCAAAAGCGATGACTAATACAACAATAAGGCCCAGCACAACAATGCCGGCCCACTTTAAAATTTTTGAGAACATACTAAAGAATTATGATGCAAAACTAATAGGGATACTAATTACAGGTATCAGTATAAACACTGAATTACGGGATAAAAAACGTAACGTGGATGACAGATCTTAATCTCTTCTTACTATTGGTGAAAATACGTTGAAGTGCTGCTCTTATTTTATTAAAAGGCACCCGATTAAGGTGCCTTTCTTTTGGGTAAAGTTTGTTTCAAATCTTTCTTTGATTTTGTGTGAAGGTTGATAAACGGTAAAGAGTGATGAATTAACCCAAATTTAACGTTCCTTTTGCAATAATACATAACACTAAAGGGTTAATATTTCATTTATTTGTCAAAAAACAAGGAACGGTTCGTAGCGTATATTTTTTTAATTTAAAAAAACAATCTTCTTACAATTATATCAGGATCAATTGCAAAATCGATATAGTATCCCCTGTTATTTCAATGCTTCCCGCGCAATCACAATTTTCTGAATTTCTGAAGTTCCCTCTCCGATGGTGCATAATTTTGCATCCCGGTAGAATTTTTCCACCGGAAAATCCTTTGTATAGCCATATCCTCCAAAAACCTGCACCGCATCATTCGCTACCCTCACTGCTACTTCCGATGCATAATATTTCGCCATAGCCGCCTGTTGCGTCATCGGCACCATACGGTTCTTCATATCCGCAGCCTGCATAGTAAGCAACTCAGCGGCTTCAATCTCTGTAGCCATATCTGCCAGCTTAAAAGAAATCCCCTGGAAATTAGCAATAGGCTGATCAAACTGGTAACGCTCCTTTGCATATTTAATAGCCGCATCCCGCGCACCTTTCGCAATACCAAGTGACAGTGCTGCGATTGAAATACGGCCACCATCCAACACTTTCATGGACTGTATAAAGCCATCCCCAACGCCTCCCAGCATATTGGCCGCTGGTATCCTGCAATTATCAAAGATCATTTCTGCTGTTTCAGATGCCCGCATACCCAGCTTGTTTTCTTTCTTACCACCACTAAAACCCGGCGTACCCCGTTCTACTACAAACGCAGTCATACCATGACTATCACGCACCTCGCCGGTACGTGCTATCACAACGGCTACATCACAGCTTTTGCCGTGTGTAATCCAGCATTTGGTACCATTAATCACCCAGTCGTCGCCTTCCTGTTTTGCCACGCATTTCATATTCATGGCATCAGAACCGGTATTCGGTTCTGTGAGCCCC
The Chitinophaga sp. MM2321 DNA segment above includes these coding regions:
- a CDS encoding neutral/alkaline non-lysosomal ceramidase N-terminal domain-containing protein yields the protein MTMSIRYIFQLKKLKPGFICLFFFILLASPLAAKEKGWKAGAARVNITPAKPMWMAGFAARTHPAEGKIHDLWAKALIIEDADGKKAVLVTTDLLGIPKAMSDRIRDQLKTKFGLLREQIMLNSSHTHSGPVLETALSDIYPLNQEQINLINQYSATLETKIVALVGDAIRDLEPAELFVENGVTRFQVNRRNNNAGLIPWISDLSGPNDYAVPVIKVQDAKGKLKAVAFGYACHATVLSEYKFSGDYPGFAMLELEKTYPGTIALFFQGAGADQNPLPRGTEPLAKQYGKELAAAVERVLEEDMRKLKPKISTAYAEVRLPFSTLPDEAKLTQLATSGPDGYPRRWAARMLAKVKSGEQREPDYPYPIEVWLLDDQPLIGLGGELVVEYSIKLKEIFGLNTFVMGYCNDVMSYIPSTRILREGGYEGMTACMVYGLPSPWSTETESIILQKVIRLAKQVQIPLRPITL
- a CDS encoding amidohydrolase family protein; protein product: MSKMPLSRREFIAGAGILLAGTALKLQGAAMPAPDAEQIIDIHQHIGYMGRADADLMFHQQALGVTKTIMLPAGTPVNRPSTHDGKANGLQAKAGGNEACYQLAKQYPGKLWFGANEVPDLPNATAEIEKYLKLGAVVIGELKFGVDCDSKEMQKIYELAQAYNVPVLMHWQIHMYNYGLDRFHNMLAKYPKVNFVGHAQTWWANIDKNYTEQQGLYPKTKITPGGITDRLLSDYPNVYADLSAGSGLNAFTRDEEHAKMFLKKHQDKLMYGSDCIDVTGQVKDCSGAGTLAEVRKLAPDKKAVKKILYKNAQRLFRL
- a CDS encoding PVC-type heme-binding CxxCH protein, with amino-acid sequence MKNRHLIQTLFTTATVALFCGCSGARYKGPLTPEAAIKTFDVADGFRVEVFAAEPYVKDPVEMVFDEQGNCFVIEMGDYPYKPEKGKGHGRIRQLKDLNNDGRIDTSIVFAEGLPSGTSILPWQQGLLVTAAPDILFMKDTDGDGRADSTEILFTGFFDDNSEAQITSLRYGVDNWIYANNNGQKGTVKFNRKREAPAISVGGGDFRFRLDKGLFEVESGSGQFGLAMDDYGHRFFTQNTLHIQTAPIPWRYLHRHNFLPAYKGAENIYKDTPVVYQLTASPYWRAERSARRQKAYDEQGLGRKEYAAGHFTGASGGTDYHGAGFPQEYDGSIFTAEVSCNLVHRDRIDMLGNGPFFAARSADSASKREFIASDDTWFRPVNLTNAPDGWLYLVDMYRQHIETPVSIPDDLKEDMDFMLGNQYGRIYRIIPTNAKTPGALHPDLHNKKTNELVALLANSSRWWRSNAQRLLVERKDPAAIPLLKELFNTATDPRARLHALYTLEGLDALNSEIVSQAMKDSAAGIREHGAILSERYPACLPLLLQLSADSVPLVAFQATLCLGQFPTAKVLPAMAAVLEKYAADKWFQSAILSADAGISMDFLQYLLTRGGLKKGTASDKSGYLTTFAHAIAARNTTGEVSGLLALAAQLDESYQVAILHGTTTGLKATKNKSAADATFARSLAALQQSTAPAVKEAAANLSASLEKK
- the tig gene encoding trigger factor gives rise to the protein MATVTRENIGLLNDKITVKVSQEDYLPNFDKAVKQFSKNANIPGFRKGMVPAGMVKKMHGPAIFGDEVLKTVEKELMGYVQAEKLELFGQPISLEKTAKDLDFSKPADYAFEFEIGLKPTFNVTPLENNKTTLTKYKVIVTEEMVDDEIQRLQLKGGKTTEPETVTSEDNVINVTFEETDKKGNVIEGGINKENALLVKYFTPAIQAELQGKKIGDSIVLQLATSFDEQRLSWILKDLGFEADDKAAAKKYFKLAITKVTLIDKRELNEEFFKEVYPAESITTEEAFRGKLKEEIAKYWDSESRNHLHNDLFEVLVHETPIELPKDFLKRWLQVGGEKPKTAEEAEKEFPSFDHQLRWTLISDKLVRDNKLEVSFEDLRESAKQKVLGYYGGAAADGAEWLDSYLDRLLQDEKFVDQTYREMITAKLFEWAEGKVNVKEEEIKAEDFVNLPHKHHHHEH
- the clpP gene encoding ATP-dependent Clp endopeptidase proteolytic subunit ClpP, with product MNINNDEFRKYAIKHRGISSLVVDSYAKSHQINSLTPYILEERQMNMTQMDVFSRLMADRIIFLGDPVNDYVANVITAQLLFLESSDRTRDIQMYINSPGGSVYAGLGIYDTMQIISPEVATICTGMAASFGAVLLVAGTKGKRTALKHARVMIHQPHGGAEGQTSDIEITAREFVKLKKELNEIIATHCGQTIKKVEKDSDRDYWMTAEEAKEYGIIDDVLQKNPKKQLDTPQ
- the clpX gene encoding ATP-dependent Clp protease ATP-binding subunit ClpX; protein product: MKESKIRCSFCNRSKDEVQILIAGAEGHICENCVANAQEIIDQELFAPGKKNAAPAPAPNVMPKVAKPMDMKKFLDEYVIGQDDAKKILAVAVYNHYKRLNQQVGDDEVEIEKSNIIMVGETGTGKTLLAKTIAKQLNVPFTIVDATVFTEAGYVGEDVESILSRLLQVCNYDVEAAEKGIVYIDEIDKIARKNDNPSITRDVSGEGVQQGLLKLLEGAEVLVPPQGGRKHPEQKLIKLNTHNILFICGGAFDGVDRIIGRRVQTHSIGFTVNKEKEEESRKQILRYVNSQDLKSFGLIPELLGRLPVVTYLNSLDRDTLKAILTEPKNALVKQYKKLFAIENIDLQIEQDAIEYIVDKAMEYKLGARGLRSICEVVLSDAMYELPSANETTFVLSKEYAQAKLEQSTLIKLKVA
- a CDS encoding cytochrome c encodes the protein MFSKILKWAGIVVLGLIVVLVIAFGVFSFLFNQHANKQYAIDVREIEIPTDSATIAAGAHLFTIKGCAHCHGTDLGGKVFVDDPPIGRFAGSNLTYGKGGLPASFDNKAWLTAMRHGVSPAGKTLMLMPSPDFVKLSDQDIGAIIAYCKAQPKVDRPTIPFKVGPMGKVLSVLGKVPLFPAEEIDHTYKQPADVVKSATAEYGEYLSVSCIGCHKPSLKGGDNPIPGGVPVANITSTGHVGKWSEDGFITALRTGKTPEGKQLKNEDMPWGMTAQYTDVELKALYLYLKNL
- a CDS encoding acyl-CoA dehydrogenase family protein, which codes for MNFEPTDMQQQIAQMIRDFGKTNIQPHVLEWDEEQIFPVALFKKLGELGLMGVLVPQEYGGSGLGYLEYVTVISEISRICGAIGLSVAAHNSLCTGHILQFANETQKQHYLPKLASAEWIGAWGLTEPNTGSDAMNMKCVAKQEGDDWVINGTKCWITHGKSCDVAVVIARTGEVRDSHGMTAFVVERGTPGFSGGKKENKLGMRASETAEMIFDNCRIPAANMLGGVGDGFIQSMKVLDGGRISIAALSLGIAKGARDAAIKYAKERYQFDQPIANFQGISFKLADMATEIEAAELLTMQAADMKNRMVPMTQQAAMAKYYASEVAVRVANDAVQVFGGYGYTKDFPVEKFYRDAKLCTIGEGTSEIQKIVIAREALK